GACATCCAGATGGTCACCCCCATCACCGCCCGCCTGGGAGCGGTGGAAATAAGCCGCGAGGAGTATCTGCGCCGTCTCAAGCAGGCCGTGGCGCTGCCGCGTTCGTTGGTCTAACGCTCTTTCAGCATTTTCGCAGGGTCACTTTGGAGTTTTCGCCTGTGGACTTGCTGTGTAGGCTTGGTGGCGTTGTCCCTTATGCGACCGAAAAAGGCTGCAAAATCAAGTGGCGGGCAGTCCCCGGCCCCGTCCGTGGAATCGGATGCTTTTGCGACTTCGTGGCATCGCACCGCCATCCGGGGACTCCTGGCAGTGGCAATGGCCAGTGCGCTGTATCTGCTCTACGTTTCACTGAGCGGTGGCGCCGTGGCGGGATGCGGGCCGGATTCGGGTTGTGACCGCGTGTTGCGCAGTCGATGGGCTTACTGGCTGGGAATTCCGGTCAGCGCTCCCGCCTTTCTGGCCTATGGCACTTTGTTCACCTTGCTGACGCTTTACCCCCGACACAACACCGAAGAAAAGCAGCGGCTTTGGGCCGCACTCCTGGTGGTTTCCGTGCTGGTGGTCGGCGCCGCCACTTGGTTTGTGGGGTTGATGCTTTTCGTCATTGATGGCCTTTGCCCTTTCTGCCTGGCCGCGCACGGCTCGGCGGTGGCCGCTGCAATCTGGGTGCTTCGTTTCGCTCCAATCCAAGCCGAGCCTAAATCGCCTCATAAAAAGCAAAAGCTGGTGTACCTGGCGCCATCGCTTGCCCGCTGTGGCCTGGCGGCCGGGCTTGCAGGTGTATGCCTCCTTGTAGGCGGCCAACTGGCTTTCAAGAAATCCGGGCATGTCATCAAATCTCTGGGAGCGGAGGCCGTCGCACATGTTTCCACCTCCAACGCACCGCCCCCCTTGCCCCAAACCAATGCCGCCACCGCTGCGCCGACAGCGCAAGCCATCACGGCGCCAACCGTACCCACCGGCAATCTGGCAGTTGCCACACCCCCGCCGCCCCCGCCGTCGCTTCCTCCAAGCAACGTGAACTCGGTGAGCGCCATACCTCGCAAAGGTCGTATCATCACCACCCATCAAGGCGCATTCCGGTTCAATCTGGATGAAGTGCCATTGTTTGGCTCGGCCGATGCTCCCTTTGTCATCGTGAGCCTGTTTGATTACACCTGCCACCATTGCCACATCATGCACGCTCACCTGCAAACTGCCCTGCAATATTTCAGCAACCGCCTGGCCATCATCAGCCTGCCCATGCCGTTGGACAGCACCTGCAACCCCTTGGTGCGCCGTACTCACCCCACGGCCAGCAATGCCTGCGTGTACGCCCGGCTAGGGTTGGCTGTCTGGCGCGCCAACCGGGAGCGCTTCCGGCAATTCGACGACTTCATGTTCTCACGACCAGTGCCGCCACCGGTCAGTGAGGCCAGTGATTATGCCGCCAACCTGGTAGGAGCAGATGCTCTAGGACGGGCACTGGCCGACCCATGGATTGAGGAACGCCTGCGCACCAGCATCTCCCTTTATCACACGAATGCGCTCATCTTGGGCACCGGCGCCATGCCACAATTGGTGTTGGGCAACAAGGCCGTGTCCGGCAGCCTCAACAGTCCGGGAGAGCTTATCCGGATTCTCAACGAGAACTTGATTAAACCTTGAGCGGGGCAAAAAGGCTTACTGAGGTGCGTTCACCTTCCGCTCCAATTCTGCAACAAGGGCGATTTGCGCCTGAACCGCAGGGTGCGCTTCTTTGCAGGTGCGGCGCAGCTCCGCCAGTTTCTCGCGCGCCAACACCAGCTCGGCAGCGGGGCTTGATGTCATCTGGCGCCGGCGTTCCAATTCCGCCAGACGCCGCAATTCGGCCTGCACTGCCGGATGGGCTTCCTTGCAGGTGCGGCGCAGCTCAGCCAGGCGGGCTTGTGCCGCTTCCATGGCGGCTTGCACGTCTTTGTCCGAGGCAGGCTGCGCCGTCAACATGGCGGCCAGTCCCACAAGCGACAAAGAGCTTATGGCGGCGACTTTTCGCACGGCCAAAAGTTATCCGTTATCCTGAATTCCGCAAGCCTCTCAAGAAAAAGGCGGCTGGATTCTCCAGCCGCCTTTGCGTAATTAGGCAAGGTCTGTCCCAAGAGCCGGCTTACACCAACCCCTGATCCAGCATGGCATCGGCCACCTTGACGAAACCGGCGATATTGGCGCCGACCACATAATTGCCCGGCTGGCCGTATTCGGCGGCGGTTTCGCTGACATTCTTGTGAATGGTGACCATAATACGGTGCAACTTCTGGTCCACTTCCTCGCGACTCCAGCTCATGCGCATGGAGTTCTGCGACATTTCGAGGCCTGAGGTTGCCACGCCGCCGGCATTGGCGGCCTTGCCCGGCCCGTAAAGAATCTTCTTCGCCAGGAACACCTCGACGCCTTCGGGATCCGTCGGCATGTTCGCGCCTTCGGCCACCAGGAAGCAGCCGTTGTTGACAAGCGTACGGGCATCCTCGCCGCTGATTTCGTTCTGAGTGGCGCTGGGGAACGCGCAATCGCACGGCACTTCCCACGGACGGCGGCCGTCCACGTACTTGGCGCCAAATTTGTCGGCGTATTCCTTGATGCGGCCGCGGCGGACGTTCTTGAGGTCCATAACCCAGGCCAGTTTTTCATCATCAATGCCGTCTTTATCGTAAATGTAGCCGTTGGAGTCAGACAGGGTCACCACCTTGGCGCCGAGCTGATTGAGTTTCTCCACGGTGTACTGGGCCACGTTGCCCGAGCCGCTGACGGTGCACACCTTGCCTTCAAAGGACAGACCGCGGGTCTTGAGCATCTCCTGGGCGAAATACACCGCACCATAGCCCGTTGCCTCAGGACGAATTAGCGAGCCGCCCCAGTTCAGACCCTTGCCTGTCAGCACGCCGTTAAACTGTTTGGTCAGGCGCTTGTATTGGCCAAACAGGAAGCCCACTTCGCGGCCACCCACGCCAATGTCGCCCGCCGGCACGTCCACATCGTCGCCAATGTGCCGATACAGCTCGGTCATGAAAGACTGGCAGAAGCGCATGACTTCATTGTCCGACTTGCCTTTGGGGTCAAAATCCGAACCGCCCTTGCCCCCGCCCATGGGCAGGGTGGTGAGGGAATTCTTGAAGATTTGCTCAAAGGCCAGGAACTTCAAAATGCTGGCGCAAACAGTGGGGTGGAAGCGCAGGCCGCCTTTATAGGGGCCGAGAGCGCTGTTGAACTGAATGCGGAAACCGCGGTTCACCTGTACCTGGCCTTTATCGTCCAGCCAGGGCACACGGAAGATGACCTGCCGCTCCGGCTCGACAATCCGCTCCAGGATTTTGCCGTCGCGATACTTCTTGTGGCGTTGAATTGCCGGCTCGATGGATTCGAGCACTTCGGTCACCGCCTGCAAGAATTCCGGCTCATTGGGATTGCGCCGGCGCACAATTTCGAGGGTTTCTTGGATGAGTCCCATAAGTTTGGTTAGGGGTTGAGGGTTTGACCATCCGCCGCCGGGGCAATGAATCCCGGCGCCGGCCAGCCGCCCACCGCTGCCGCGGGGGTTGTGGAGGCATAGCCCCGCCCCATCCGCAGGGTGAGGGCGGCAGAGAGCGGCTGGTTCAAGGTCCACAACATATTGTAAGACGGACTAATGTATGGAAATCTACCAAAAGTTTGTCGAACAATTATTTATTGAACACACAAAGTATTAGCCTAATATATAATTGTAACTTTGTTTTAAGCGTTTCTTATGGATTTGACGACGTGCTGCCCACCCGGCAAACCACTCGCATACAAACGTTTCCCACCCTAGATGAGGCGTATCTGGCGTTGTTCCCGCTCCAGCGCCTCACTCACGGAAGTCAGCCGTGCCCGGCGCCGCTCCATGATGTTCTTGTCCAAAGCCGGATCATAGGGAACGGGGTAACGCCCGTCGTAACAGGCCATGCAGAAACAGGAGGCGGGGCGTCCAGTGGCGGCCACCATCCCTGCCTGGGAAAGGTAATGCAGAGAATCCGCATTGAGGTAGCGGCGGATTTCGTCTTGCGAACAATTGGCCGCCATGAGCTTGCTGCGGTCGGGAAAATCAATGCCATAGACACACGGATGCATGTGCGGCGGGCAACTGACCAGCACATGCACTTCGCGCGCGCCGGCCTCTTTCAGATTATGCACCCGGGTGCGGCAGGTCGTGCCTCGCACAATCGAATCATCCACGATAATCACCCGTTTGTCGCGCACGAGGTCGGGGATGAGATTCAATTTAACCCTCACGTTCATGTCGCGGATTAACTGGGTGGGTTGCAAAAAGCTGCGGCCAATGTAGTGATTGCGCACAAAGGCCATTTCAAACGGAATGCCACTCTCCAGGGAATACCCCAGCGCGGCGCAATTGCCGCTGTCCGGCACCGGCACCACGACATCGGCCTCGATGCGGTGTTCGCGCGCCAGTTGGCGGCCCATTTCCACGCGGACTTTGTAAACATTGCGACCCGCAATGTGGCTGTCCGGCCGCGCAAAATAAACATACTCGAAAATGCAGAAAGCCTCGCGCTGGTGTTCCGGAAAGGCCTGAATGCTTTTCAGCCCCGCCCGGCTGATGACCACGATTTCTCCCGGCTCCACGTCTCGCAAGTAGCGGGCATGAATTAAATCAAACGCGCACGTCTCACTGGAAAGGACATAAGCGCCGTCCAGGGTCCCAAGGGCCAGCGGACGGAACCCATGGGGGTCACGCACGCCAATCAATTCATTTTCAGTCAGGATGACCAGTGAGAAGGCCCCCTCGATGCGTCGCACCGTTTGAATGAGGTTGTTTTCCGCCCCCCCCAGCGAAGGCTGGGCCAGCAGGTGGAGGATGATTTCGCTGTCCACCGTGGTTTGGAAAATGGAGCCGTGCCCCTCCAGTTGCTCGCGCAAAATGGCGGCATTGGTGAGATTGCCGTTATGGGCAATGCCAATCTGGCCCCGGGCGCAATCCACCGTCAGCGGCTGCGCATTGCGCAGGTGAGAGGAACCAGTGGTGGAATATCGTGTGTGCCCAATGGCCGCGTGCCCCGTCAGGTGCCGCAACACATCGGCGCCAAACACCTGCGAGACCAGTCCCATTCCCCGGTGCACATGAAACTGGTGGTTTTCATCGCAGGTGACAATGCCTGCGCTCTCCTGCCCGCGATGCTGCAGGGCATACAATCCATAGTAGGTTAATTCCGCGGCGTTCGGATGTCCAAAAACGCCGAATACGCCGCAATAATGTTTGGGGTGGTACGGCATAGATGCGTGCCCAATGCCCCCCTATTCCAACGGCTTTATGCCGCCTGCGCAAGTGCAATTACGCAGCGTTGGCCGCCGGGCGCCATCCGGCGTAATTTTGATTGAATATTTTGCCGCAATAAGCATCAATTGTTTTGCAGTCCTGTTGCATTAGCCGACATGAAACCGACGTCCGGCGCCATGCTGCCCAAGTTGTCTGCCGCCCAACGCGAGGCGTTGATCAGCCTGTTGGCGGACGACGACCCTGCCATTTACCAGTCCGTGCGGCAAAAGCTGCTGGCTTACGGGCATGAGGCCGCCGATTGGCTGCGCCCGCACCTGGCCAGCCCCGATCCGCTGCTGCGCCAGCGTGCCAAAAGCATTGTCATCCATTTTGCCCGACAGGATGCGGACAATGAATTTCTCGCCTTCTGCCTCCGGCAGGGCGACGATTTTGATTTGGAAGAAGGGGCGTGGCTGCTCGCGCGCACCCAGTATGCCGACATTCAAGTCGAAGGCTACCGGGCGTTGCTGGACTATTTTGCTCAGGAATTGCGGAGTCGCTTCCGGCACAGCACCCATGCCGCGCAAATGCTCGGCGTGATGAACGACTTTTTGTTCGTGGAGGAGCAGTTTCACGGCAACGAGGAGGATTATTACCATCCGGACAACAGTTACTTAAACCGGGTGATTGACCGCCGGATGGGCAACCCCATTGGTCTGTGCACGGTGTATTTGCTCATTGCCCGGCGGTTGAAAATGCCGGTGGCCGGCATCGGTCTGCCGGGGCATTTCATTTGCCGTTACCAGTCGGCCACAGAAGAGATTTACATTGATCCTTTCAATGGCGGACGGTTGCTGACCAAATCGGATTGTGTGAAATATTTGCACACACATCATCACGGCCTGTATGATGAATTTTTAACCCCGGTTTCCCCGCGGCGCATGCTTATGCGGATGTGCTCCAACTTGCACCAAATTTACCAGCAAAACCACCAATCCGAAGAAGCCATGCGGTTGCAGCGTTACCTGGTGGCCCTGGCTCGATAAGGCCAATCCGGTTATTTTAACGCTGAGAGGCAGCCAGTACTTCAATCAAGTAACGGAGTTCCTCCTGCAAATCAGCTCCTTCACTCAACGTTTGAGCAATCTCCGTCTTCACAGCGTGTCGAAAACGTTTGCGCAGCCGATGCACAGCCACTTTGAAGGCGCTTTCGCTTAACTGCAAACGTTCGGCCGCGGCCTTGGCGTCCAAGGTGGCCGCTTCCCCCGCCAGCCAGGGTTTCAGCACCGCATAATGGTCCGCGCGCCCTTCTGCTGTCATTTGCCTTTCCAAAGCCGTCAGGGCACGGGCCATGACCGTCAGGGCCCACTGCCGGTCAAACCAAGTGTCCAGCACAGGTAAAGAGACGGCCTCGGCCGCCATGTCGTGCAAGGTGGCAAGAGAATCTGAAGATGCGTCCAGAGATTGGATATCTGCTGCTCCCCCGCGTTTTATCCGGGCCTCTTTTCTACGCCGGTCAGTCAGAAAATGCTTCAAAGCGCCCAATAAATAAGAACGAAAACGACCCTTGGCTGGATCGGCACTATTCATTTGTCCCCCTTGCAGCAGCCGGGCAAAGAATTCATGAGCCAATTCACGCGCGACGTCTTCTTCATGGCCTTCCCGTTGTAAAAAGCGCACCACCGGTTGATAATAGGCCGCGCACAGTTCATTCAGGGCGGCACGCGCCTCGGGCGTGGCTCCCTGACTGCGCAGAACCAGCGTCCAGCGCGTCGGACCAAACTCGTGACCGTGTGAACAATGCGAGGGATTCACCGCGTGCTGTTAACGTCGGGCAAACGGCTTTCGACCGTCACCTGTATCGGCTTTTGATTTGTCATGGCCCACGAAAAAAGGTCCCGCCGCTCGCCGGCGCGCAAGGTCAAGGTACGCCCCACCCATAACGTGCGATTGGTTTGCAGTAATTGCCGCGCCACTTTCTCGTCCATCATGGCAGGCAGTCCGACAGTGGCGCGATATGTGACGAGCGGGAGACCCCCGCCCCCTTCTTTGCGCTCAAACCGGGTGCTGGCAGAGCTGACCCAAGCATCCCGCACCGGACTTTGCAGGCGGAAAACCTCCTGGGCACTGTTGGTATTAAGCCGGTAATCAAACCCCAGGCAGAACCGCTGGCCTTCCTGCCAAAGAACCACGTCCGTAAAGGTTAAACTGGTCAAAGGCACTTGCGTGACCGGCACGGCGCCCACCGCCGCCTCCAACAGCATGCCCGCGTCTCCCACCGGCACTCTGAAGATGGGGAGTTCCTTGCCCGGTCGCACCTCCAGAGGCTGTGCCACCAGGGACACGGCAAGGCTCTGGGCCAGCTCAGCCGCTTGGGGAGCAGATAGATTGACTGGCAGGCGAATCAGCGCTCGTTCGTGGCGCACCGCCACCAGCCCTGCCACCCCCTCGCGCAAATGAACACGGCGTGTTTCAGTTGCAAATCCATCGGCTTGTGCCCTAAAAATGACCACCCAGTTCGTGTCCAGATTTGCCACGTAGTCAATCTTCAACCAATGCGCGCTCTCCACTTGGGAAATACCGATTTCCGTAATGGTGAAACGCGCTGCCAGGGTGGCTTCGCCTGGCGTGGCGGGTTGACTGGTGGCGGCTGCCTGAAGCAGTTCCAATGATTCCTGCCAGTTTGTCCCGCCGCCAATGAGCGGGGATTGACCCATAACCAGGTGACGAAAACGATGCGCGTAACCCACGCGGAGAAACAAAGTTTCCAACTTGTTGCCGATGCGGGTTTGCCGCCAAGGTATTTCCACATAATCCTGAGCTGGCTGAGGCAAGGGTACGCGTAAAGGTGGAGGATTGCCGGGCTGAAACTGGAGGTCACCTAACCGGGCATGGCCCGCCACCACTTCTCGACCGTCCGATGTGCTGATTTTCAAGGCATACTGGGGATTGCCTCCGGCGGTCTTGGCGTCTTCCGCCAGTTCCAGTTGCAGTTTAGCCGAGACATGCTCGTCATCCGGAGCGACGATAAATCCACCCAATTCAGGCGCCGAATTGGTTCCCAGGATTAAAATCACCGTGGCCGCCTGGCCTTTGGGCACTTTGAGGTGGACTTCTCCCATCCCCGAACGCTGGTTGTTTTCCTGATCTCTGCGGGTGGTCGGGTGCAAATGAACGTTTTTGAACTCCGTCCACTGATAAGGACGCACTTCAAAATTGAAGTTTCGGATGTCGCCAAGGGGGCGTTGGCGAAAAGTTACCTGAAGGTGCCTGTTGGACTCCCGTAACAAACGCCCCACTTCCTTGGTGCCATCGGACAGCGTGGCGGTAATTTGTATTTGGAACAAATCCCGCCTGGGACATTCGTAGCTGGCTTGTAACAAAAGGTGGCCGCCTTTGTCCTCCACAGTGCCATGAAAAGCAATTTTCCACGGTATTGCGTCTAAATACACCGAATAGGAAGAGGAGGCCGCAGAAGAATCCTGGGCTAAGGTGCGCCAAGGCCCCCTGGCCATGCCGGCGTAAATCGTCGTAGTTTTCCTGTCCACCGGAAACGCCGCGTTCAGGAGGTAAAACATCGAGCCTGCCGTATCCGATGGATTATTAACGGTCTGCCCACTCCAACCACGAGCATCGGGCAACAATAGACGAGGTCCGGCATCTCCCGGCTCGAACCCATGCAATTCCAGCACCATTTGCACGGTGCGTTCGTCAGGAGAAAGGCTGCGTTGACTCTGTTCGCCTTTCATTTGCACAGCCGGTGCTGTGTCCACCGGAGAGCCATCCGGCTGCCACCAGTTACCGTCAGTGGGATGGGTGGACAAGGCCGCCAGCTTTACCATTCCTTCAGGCAATGGGTCTCCTCTTTGCAGCGGGGAAGGCACTTGACTCATACGCGGAGACCGGAGAAAAAGATAAAAAGAAAAGGGGGTGAACACAGCCAACCCAATGACCAGAAAAACCGCAAAAATCCATTTTAGCACTCCCCGCCGTTGCTTGGGCGGCGCGTTGGCGGCCCAACGGCTGGTGGCATAGACCGCCCATAGAGCAAAAGTCAGGGTGCCTGCGGGCAACAGCCACGCCAGCATCTTCAGGGCAAGGGAAGGCTGCCCGACCACGATATTGGTAAATGGAAAGGCTACGGCAATGACGGCCAATAACATCAAGGGACAACCCAAAGCCCCATAGACCGCCAGCGGCACCCCCCTCAACCTTCCGCCACCGCTGCGAATATCACTCAGGGCCACCCATCCTAAAATGGTCCCCGCCATCCCAGCCAGGCATGCCGGCCCGCCAAATACAAGCAATTCCATAAGCCCTAAACCGCCCCCACCAGCCAAGACCAAAATCAAAGGCACGCTCACCAGCACCCACGCCAGACCAGTCAATGCCGCACTGATGATGGCCTTCATGGAATACTTGGGCGACGAGGATACGACTGTGCCGCCGGGACCAACCATCGGCGCAATCGAAGATTGAAAGAAGATGGCGCGACGTTCCTTGCGTCTGCGCCAAAACAACCATCCGCCCACCCAAAGGCCCGGCAGCAGCGCCAGGAGATAGGGAAGCAGGTCTTCTATATACCCCCCCGGCGGACGCCCTTTAAGAGCGGAAGCAAAAATGATGGGCAAAATCGAGCACACCCCTAAAACCAAAAAGAAATAGACATGCCGGGGCGCAAAGCGCGAAGCCGGCATCTGCAGCTCGCGCGCGGGTATTTCCGGGGGCAACGAACCCGTCGCCCGGCGCACAATTTCGCCCACTGCCTCGCGCCACTCCCGAGTGATTTGATTGCAATCCCCGGCAGTTGCCGCAGAAGAAGGACTCAAGGTAAATAACAATGTGCGCAAATGATTACCGGTAAAATAGGTTACCGCCAGGAAATCCATCCCACCGCCCTTGACCCAGGAGGGATACCGACCAAGCCCCAAGCCCCGGATATTCGCGGCCGGAATACTGAGTTGCTTTTTCCCCTGAACGCATATCAGGCAATCGGGATACAGTTTCAAACTGCCCGTCCCCAGGAAAACGGAAACCAGGCGTCCGGCCATGGTGCAGGCATTTTCCAAGGTGCCGAAGTGGCAGCGCGTTTCTTTGAGCAGTCTCGGCCACACCGTCTGGGCGCCAACCGCCGCTCCACTGTGCGTAAGATGTTCCACCTCACTTTTGACAGCCTTCGCACTTTGATACCGTTTCTCCCGGTCCTTTTCCAATGCACGAAAGACCACGTCATCCACCGATGGGCTCACCGGCGTGCGGGCAGAAGGCGGCTCGAAACGACCAATGGGCAGTTCTCCCGTCAACATTTCGTAAAACACCACGCCCAGGGAGTAAATGTCCGCGCGATGGTCCACCCGGTTGGGCGATTCCAACTGCTCCGGCGCCATGTAATGCGGTGTCCCCAGGGTGGCGCCCGTCCCGGTCAACGTCACTTCGGGCCGCTCCTCCCCCACCAGCTTGGCAATGCCGAAGTCGGCGATTTTCACCCGCCCTTTTGCATCGAGCAGAATATTTTCGGGTTTGATGTCCCGATGCAACACGCCTTGTTCATGGGCGTATTGCAGGGCCTCGCAGATTTTGGGCACAATGGCCAGGGCCTCGCTGGGAGAAAACCTGCCTGCCTGCATGGCCTGGCGCAGGTTGACCCCGTCCACATATTCCATCAGCAGAAAATAAAACTCATCAGTTTTCCCGAAGTCATACACACTGACGATGTTGGGATGGTTTAATTTGGCCAACACCCGCCCCTCCCGATTGAAACGCTCGGCGAAATGCGGATCGCGCGCCAGCTTGTCGGGCAGCAATTTTAACGCCACCCACCTATCCAGGTGGGGCTGGCGCGCTTTGAACACAAATCCCATGCCTCCCCGGCCAATTAACTCCACGACCTCCAATTGTGGAAAAGCTGCTGCAATGCGTTGCAGCGAGGGGATTTCGGACGTGGCGGTAGGACTTAACCCTTCGCCGCCCGTGGGTGCTGCGGCATTGGCCATGACGCACCGCGGGCACAATCCCTCCGGGGCTTCGGCTGGTACTTCTGCTCCACACTGGGGGCACCTTTTCGGTCCTGCATTTTGAGTTGTCATTCTGACCTCTTCCTGAGGTCTTTGGAGGACAGGGTTACAGGAAAAATAACGCGGATAACTGATTTTGGCCACTTTATGTTTTGTCTCCCCACGGGCGCCTGCCATTCCGGAAGGTTTTGGCCAGTAAAATTGATTTGCGGCAAACTCGCTTCCTTCTCATAGTCGCGGCTTATGAAGTCCATGACGGGTTATGGGCATGCAGAATGTGCCCGTGACGGTTACAAAGTCGGCGTCGAAATCAGTTCGGTCAACCGCAAGCAGCTCGACCTGACCGTTTCCCTGCCGCGTGATTTGGAGGTCCTGGAAGCGCAGGTGCGCGACTTGGTGGCCCAATCCCTTTCTCGCGGCAAGGTCACCGTGCGCGTAACCTTGGAACTGGCCGGTGACAACGGCGGCGGCTCTCCCCGTTTGAATCATGAACTGGCCCGCGCCTACCTGAAGGAATTTCAACACCTGGCCCGCGAGTTGAAACTGGCCGGTTCAGTAACGCTGGAGATGTTAATCCAGGCTCCCGGCGTGCTGGACTCTCGCATGGCAGCACCCGAGGCAGAATCCTTCTGGCCGGCATTGCATCACGCGTTGCGGCAAGCCCTGGCGGCACTTCTGCGAACACGTCAGCGCGAGGGAGTCCACCTGGAAAAGGACCTGGCACGGCGTATTCAAATTATGCGCCGAAGCACCGCGCGCATCCGGCGCCGTGCGCCTCAGGTGCAACGGCGTTATCTAGAACAACTGCGGGAGCGCCTGCAAGCCGCCGGCCTGCCCAGCCCCCCGGCAGACGACGAGCGGTTGTTGAAGGAAATCGTCCTGTTTGCGGATCGTTCGGACATCAGCGAAGAGCTGGCGCGCCTGGAAAGCCATTTCCAGCAATTCGAGGATGCCCGTCAATCCAACGAGCCGGTGGGCCGCCTGCTGGACTTTCTGGCACAGGAAATGAACCGGGAAATCAACACCATTGGCTCCAAAGCTAATGATGCCCAGATTTCCCGCGAGGTGGTACTGCTGAAAACCGAATTGGAGAAGTTCCGGGAGCAGGCCATGAATGTCGAATAGGCGGCCGGTGCTGGGTGATGTACGGCAAGTGCCAGGGCGCGCCTTCCGGCCTCAAGGGGTGGCGGACAGCTCGCGCAGCCGCTCGATACGGCGGTCGCAATATTCGGCTAAAACGGGCAAAAGATTTTTCAGCCTTTGGTAAATGGCCTGGGCCGCGGCAAATTCCCGTTGATTTTCTTTCAAGGCCGCCGCTGCCAAACCCGCCCGCCGCAGCCAGAATGGGTCGGCCGTCTCGTCCTCGTTCAAGTTGCGTCCGTAAAGCACATTGCGGTAGTGCTCAAATGCTTCGGCGAGGAGAGCCTCCCGCTGGGCGGGTTGCAAGGCGGCCTGTTTTTCCCGCACCATCCCCAAGCCCACCTCGGCCTGGCTCCGTACGGAGACTTCAGCGGTATTGGTCATGGCCAGTTGATAATACTCCGCGGCGCTGTCGTAGAATTTGGGGTCCTGAGCCGCCAATTGAAAATAACAATCTCCGATGCGGCCCCAAGCCGCCGGCACCAGCGGGCTGGTGGGGTCGGTTTGCGGGATTTTACTCAGGATGGTGATGGCGTTGGCAAATTGCTCATAAACATTGGTAGCCCCAAAGACCGGAAGGTCCACCATGGTATCCCCATACGCGAAGTAGGCAGATAACAACAAGGGCGTGGG
This is a stretch of genomic DNA from Fontisphaera persica. It encodes these proteins:
- the purF gene encoding amidophosphoribosyltransferase — its product is MPYHPKHYCGVFGVFGHPNAAELTYYGLYALQHRGQESAGIVTCDENHQFHVHRGMGLVSQVFGADVLRHLTGHAAIGHTRYSTTGSSHLRNAQPLTVDCARGQIGIAHNGNLTNAAILREQLEGHGSIFQTTVDSEIILHLLAQPSLGGAENNLIQTVRRIEGAFSLVILTENELIGVRDPHGFRPLALGTLDGAYVLSSETCAFDLIHARYLRDVEPGEIVVISRAGLKSIQAFPEHQREAFCIFEYVYFARPDSHIAGRNVYKVRVEMGRQLAREHRIEADVVVPVPDSGNCAALGYSLESGIPFEMAFVRNHYIGRSFLQPTQLIRDMNVRVKLNLIPDLVRDKRVIIVDDSIVRGTTCRTRVHNLKEAGAREVHVLVSCPPHMHPCVYGIDFPDRSKLMAANCSQDEIRRYLNADSLHYLSQAGMVAATGRPASCFCMACYDGRYPVPYDPALDKNIMERRRARLTSVSEALEREQRQIRLI
- a CDS encoding SirB1 family protein; translated protein: MKPTSGAMLPKLSAAQREALISLLADDDPAIYQSVRQKLLAYGHEAADWLRPHLASPDPLLRQRAKSIVIHFARQDADNEFLAFCLRQGDDFDLEEGAWLLARTQYADIQVEGYRALLDYFAQELRSRFRHSTHAAQMLGVMNDFLFVEEQFHGNEEDYYHPDNSYLNRVIDRRMGNPIGLCTVYLLIARRLKMPVAGIGLPGHFICRYQSATEEIYIDPFNGGRLLTKSDCVKYLHTHHHGLYDEFLTPVSPRRMLMRMCSNLHQIYQQNHQSEEAMRLQRYLVALAR
- a CDS encoding ECF-type sigma factor — protein: MNPSHCSHGHEFGPTRWTLVLRSQGATPEARAALNELCAAYYQPVVRFLQREGHEEDVARELAHEFFARLLQGGQMNSADPAKGRFRSYLLGALKHFLTDRRRKEARIKRGGAADIQSLDASSDSLATLHDMAAEAVSLPVLDTWFDRQWALTVMARALTALERQMTAEGRADHYAVLKPWLAGEAATLDAKAAAERLQLSESAFKVAVHRLRKRFRHAVKTEIAQTLSEGADLQEELRYLIEVLAASQR
- the gdhA gene encoding NADP-specific glutamate dehydrogenase, giving the protein MGLIQETLEIVRRRNPNEPEFLQAVTEVLESIEPAIQRHKKYRDGKILERIVEPERQVIFRVPWLDDKGQVQVNRGFRIQFNSALGPYKGGLRFHPTVCASILKFLAFEQIFKNSLTTLPMGGGKGGSDFDPKGKSDNEVMRFCQSFMTELYRHIGDDVDVPAGDIGVGGREVGFLFGQYKRLTKQFNGVLTGKGLNWGGSLIRPEATGYGAVYFAQEMLKTRGLSFEGKVCTVSGSGNVAQYTVEKLNQLGAKVVTLSDSNGYIYDKDGIDDEKLAWVMDLKNVRRGRIKEYADKFGAKYVDGRRPWEVPCDCAFPSATQNEISGEDARTLVNNGCFLVAEGANMPTDPEGVEVFLAKKILYGPGKAANAGGVATSGLEMSQNSMRMSWSREEVDQKLHRIMVTIHKNVSETAAEYGQPGNYVVGANIAGFVKVADAMLDQGLV
- a CDS encoding vitamin K epoxide reductase family protein — translated: MRPKKAAKSSGGQSPAPSVESDAFATSWHRTAIRGLLAVAMASALYLLYVSLSGGAVAGCGPDSGCDRVLRSRWAYWLGIPVSAPAFLAYGTLFTLLTLYPRHNTEEKQRLWAALLVVSVLVVGAATWFVGLMLFVIDGLCPFCLAAHGSAVAAAIWVLRFAPIQAEPKSPHKKQKLVYLAPSLARCGLAAGLAGVCLLVGGQLAFKKSGHVIKSLGAEAVAHVSTSNAPPPLPQTNAATAAPTAQAITAPTVPTGNLAVATPPPPPPSLPPSNVNSVSAIPRKGRIITTHQGAFRFNLDEVPLFGSADAPFVIVSLFDYTCHHCHIMHAHLQTALQYFSNRLAIISLPMPLDSTCNPLVRRTHPTASNACVYARLGLAVWRANRERFRQFDDFMFSRPVPPPVSEASDYAANLVGADALGRALADPWIEERLRTSISLYHTNALILGTGAMPQLVLGNKAVSGSLNSPGELIRILNENLIKP